Proteins encoded in a region of the Larimichthys crocea isolate SSNF chromosome XVI, L_crocea_2.0, whole genome shotgun sequence genome:
- the rbp3 gene encoding retinol-binding protein 3, with amino-acid sequence MPKALFMVASLLVLGNVAFIHASFDPSLIIDMAKIVMDNYCSPEKLLGMKEAIEAASSNTEVLNIPDSETLANVLSAGVQTTVSDPRLMVSFEPNYVPAAPPKMPSLPPEQLVAVLQTSIKLDILEGNIGYLRIDHILGAEAAEKVGPLLLDLVWNKILPTSALIFDLRYTGSGDISGIPYIVSYFTEAEPSIHIDSIYDRPSNTTTKLMSMTTLLGDRYGITKPLIVLTSKNTKGIAEDVAYCLQNLKRATIVGEKTAGGSVKVDKIKVADTDFYISVPTAKSINPITGSTWEITGVTPDVGVNAEDALATAIKIVNLRAQIPAIIEGSATLIADNYAFEEIGADVAEKLKGLLASGEYSTVVSKESLETKLSADLKTLSGDKGLKTTSNTPALPPMNYSPEMYIELIKVSFQTDVFENNIGYLRFDMFGDFEEVKAIAQIIVEHVWNKVVNTDAMIIDLRNNIGGPTTAISGFCSYFFDADKQIVLDKLYDRPSGTTTELQTLPALTGTRYGSKKSLLILTSGATAGAAEEFVYIMKKLGRAMIVGETTSGASHPAKNFQVGETDIFLSIPTIHSDTSAGPAWEGTGVTPHIPVAAEAALGTAKGILNKHIAGQK; translated from the exons ATGCCGAAGGCTCTCTTTATGGTGGCATCTCTCCTAGTTTTGGGAAATGTTGCCTTTATCCATGCTTCTTTTGATCCCAGCCTCATCATAGATATGGCAAAAATCGTCATGGACAATTACTGCTCACCAGAGAAACTGCTGGGGATGAAGGAGGCAATTGAAGCAGCCAGCAGCAACACTGAGGTTCTCAACATCCCAGACAGTGAAACCTTGGCTAATGTCCTCAGTGCTGGAGTCCAGACCACAGTCAGTGACCCACGCTTGATGGTCTCCTTTGAGCCAAACTACGTCCCTGCGGCTCCCCCAAAGATGCCTTCCTTGCCCCCTGAGCAGCTCGTTGCTGTCCTCCAGACTTCAATAAAACTCGACATCCTGGAGGGCAACATTGGATACCTGAGGATCGATCACATCCTTGGAGCAGAGGCTGCTGAGAAGGTTGGCCCTTTACTCCTAGATCTGGTCTGGAATAAAATCCTGCCAACCTCAGCTCTCATCTTTGACCTGCGCTATACTGGCAGTGGGGACATCTCAGGGATTCCCTACATTGTGTCCTACTTCACTGAAGCCGAGCCTTCCATTCATATTGACAGCATCTACGACCGTCCCTCAAACACCACTACGAAGCTTATGTCTATGACCACACTGCTGGGGGACAGATATGGCATTACCAAACCCCTTATTGTCCTCACTAGCAAAAACACCAAGGGCATTGCTGAGGATGTTGCCTACTGCCTCCAGAACCTGAAGAGGGCCACCATTGTGGGTGAGAAGACCGCTGGGGGTTCTGTGAAAGTCGATAAAATCAAAGTGGCAGACACTGACTTCTATATTTCAGTGCCAACTGCAAAGTCTATCAACCCCATCACCGGCTCCACCTGGGAGATTACAGGTGTGACCCCTGATGTGGGTGTCAACGCAGAGGATGCCCTTGCTACTGCCATCAAGATCGTCAACCTCCGTGCCCAAATTCCAGCCATCATTGAGGGATCAGCAACCCTGATTGCTGACAATTATGCCTTTGAAGAAATCGGGGCTGATGTTGCAGAAAAGTTGAAAGGACTCCTAGCAAGCGGCGAGTATAGCACTGTTGTCTCTAAGGAGAGCCTGGAGACAAAACTGTCTGCAGACCTAAAGACCCTGTCCGGGGACAAGGGCCTCAAAACTACCAGCAACACTCCAGCTCTGCCACCCATG AATTATTCTCCAGAGATGTACATTGAGCTGATCAAAGTCTCCTTCCAAACTGACGTATTTGAGAACAACATTGGCTACCTGCGTTTTGACATGTTCGGAGACTTTGAGGAGGTCAAGGCCATTGCCCAGATTATTGTTGAGCATGTCTGGAACAAAGTTGTCAACACTGATGCCATGATCATTGACCTCAG GAACAACATTGGAGGCCCAACAACAGCCATCTCAGGTTTCTGCTCCTACTTCTTTGATGCTGACAAGCAGATTGTGCTGGACAAGCTGTATGACAGACCATCCGGCACCACCACAGAGCTTCAGACCCTGCCTGCTCTCactg GCACGAGGTACGGCTCAAAGAAGAGCCTGCTCATCCTGACCAGCGGAGCAACTGCCGGTGCTGCAGAGGAGTTTGTTTACATTATGAAGAAGCTCGGCCGTGCTATGATTGTGGGAGAGACCACCTCCGGGGCATCCCACCCAGCTAAGAATTTCCAAGTTGGCGAGACCGACATCTTCCTCAGCATCCCCACTATCCACTCCGACACTTCAGCCGGTCCAGCCTGGGAGGGAACTGGCGTCACACCTCACATACCTGTCGCAGCTGAAGCTGCCCTTGGTACTGCCAAGGGCATCTTAAACAAGCACATTGCAGGCCAGAAGTAA
- the LOC104928599 gene encoding retinol-binding protein 3 has protein sequence MAQHTPLVLMLLLCTLSVNSSFQPALVLEMAKILLENYCFPENLVGMQEAIQQAINSGEILQISDRKTLAAVLTVGVQGALNDPRLMVSYEPNFVPVMPPMLPSLPIEQLIWLVRNSVKLEILDNNIGYLRIDRIIGEEIAAKLGSLLRDNIWDKVAQTSSLIFDLRYSTAGELSGVPFIISYFSDPEPLIHIDTVYDRPSNTTRELWTMPSIIGEKYGKKKDLIILTSKRTVGAAEAVAYTLKNLKRAIILGERTAGGSVKVKKIRIAQSEFYITVPVARSVSPITGQSWEVSGVSPTVNIIAKEAVTKAKSLLAVRSTIPKVVQSISDIIRRYYAFTDRVSALLHRLQSADLFSVVSEEDLAVRLNHDLQTVSEDPRLIIKYMQDNAAIVEEDPELYNIPDDMKLLRELVDTMFKVEILPHNIGYLRFDKFVKSSAGDKLEELMAKKAHPMAPSVGFTC, from the exons ATGGCGCAACACACACCACTGGTACTGATGCTTCTTCTATGTACTCTGTCTGTCAACTCTTCGTTCCAGCCTGCCCTGGTGCTAGAAATGGCCAAGATTCTTCTGGAAAACTACTGCTTCCCTGAGAACCTGGTTGGCATGCAAGAGGCCATCCAACAAGCCATCAACAGCGGAGAAATCCTGCAGATTTCAGACAGGAAGACACTGGCAGCTGTGCTCACAGTCGGAGTACAAGGGGCACTGAACGATCCGCGGTTGATGGTGTCATACGAGCCCAATTTTGTCCCGGTGATGCCCCCGATGCTGCCATCTCTCCCCATAGAGCAGCTGATCTGGCTGGTGAGAAACTCTGTTAAGCTTGAAATCCTGGACAACAACATTGGATATTTGCGGATAGACCGGATAATTGGGGAGGAGATAGCGGCAAAACTTGGCTCTCTGCTGAGGGACAACATCTGGGACAAAGTTGCCCAAACATCATCATTGATTTTTGATCTGAGATATAGCACAGCTGGAGAACTGTCTGGAGTTCCGTTTATAATCTCCTATTTTTCAGACCCTGAGCCCCTCATTCATATTGACACTGTGTATGACAGGCCCTCAAATACAACCAGGGAACTGTGGACCATGCCATCAATAATAGGGGAAAAGTATGGAAAGAAGAAAGACCTGATTATTTTGACAAGTAAGCGTACTGTGGGGGCTGCTGAGGCAGTGGCATATACATTAAAAAACCTAAAGAGGGCGATTATACTTGGGGAAAGGACTGCTGGTGGATcagttaaagtgaaaaaaattaGGATTGCTCAGTCAGAGTTCTACATAACAGTTCCTGTGGCAAGATCAGTCAGCCCAATCACAGGTCAAAGCTGGGAAGTCAGTGGTGTTTCACCAACAGTCAACATCATTGCCAAGGAAGCGGTCACAAAAGCCAAGTCCCTTCTGGCTGTAAGGAGCACCATTCCAAAAGTTGTGCAGAGTATCTCTGACATAATCAGAAGGTACTATGCTTTCACTGACAGAGTTTCAGCTCTACTTCATCGTCTGCAATCTGCAGACCTTTTTTCTGTCGTATCTGAAGAGGACCTAGCAGTCAGGCTCAACCACGACCTCCAGACTGTGTCTGAAGATCCACGACTGATCATCAAATACATGCAAGACAATGCTGCCATAGTAGAGGAGGACCCTGAGCTTTATAATATTCCAGATGATATGAAATTATTAAGAGAGCTGGTTGATACAATGTTCAAAGTCGAAATTCTCCCACACAACATTGGCTACCTCCGCTTTGACAAGTTTGTCAAGTCATCTGCGGGGGATAAACTAGAGGAGCTCATGGCTAAAAAG GCCCATCCTATGGCTCCAAGCGTGGGATTTACGTGTTGA
- the gdf2 gene encoding growth/differentiation factor 2: MQTSRSFLFKVCLSLVVSIGSCTCKPHTNDIQSEDPEGLYSQLSEEELLEEQDTDSRMENLLGTMKEDFLRKLNLSDVPQEHSKIHPPWFMMELYNKYASDSSVIPQSDVIRSFTVQDITLSVTNGIKSKHRLQFNISIPNHEKITTAELQLYFLPDPKSEVTSHNFKATVKVYEVNFIDFSSTTQLLVGKGVTGSQSTWVTLDVTTAIQSWIRSGHGATIFDVVVDRKDCGVFKGGEVGAGCFNMSVSVGDNTSAALIVFSDDLSSRRRETKKELREMILHEEETILHSGADWNRGDQLPNEIPEALHPRRKKRKAEREYCRRTSLKVNFKDIGWDSWIVAPPEYDAFECRGLCYHPLTDESTPSKHALIQTLMNIRDPKRANMACCVPIKLDPITVMYRENGRLTIRYLYEEMKVAECGCR, translated from the exons ATGCAGACTTCCAGATCATTCCTGTTCAAGGTGTGTTTGAGTCTGGTGGTCTCTATTGGCTCCTGCACCTGTAAACCTCATACTAATGACATCCAGAGTGAGGACCCAGAGGGACTGTACTCTCAGCTGTCAGAGGAGGAACTTCTGGAGGAGCAAGACACCGACTCCAGAATGGAGAACCTCCTGGGAACCATGAAGGAGGACTTTCTGAGGAAACTCAACCTGTCGGATGTTCCTCAGGAGCACAGCAAAATCCACCCACCTTGGTTCATGATGGAGCTTTACAACAAGTACGCTTCAGACAGCTCGGTGATCCCTCAGTCTGATGTCATACGAAGCTTCACTGTCCAAG ATATCACTCTCTCTGTGACAAATGGCATAAAGTCAAAGCACAGGCTGCAGTTCAACATCAGCATCCCCAACCATGAAAAGATCACTACTGCTGAACTACAACTCTACTTCCTCCCAGATCCCAAGTCAGAGGTAACCTCGCACAATTTCAAGGCCACCGTCAAAGTCTATGAAGTGAATTTCATCGATTTCTCCTCCACAACTCAACTACTGGTTGGCAAAGGGGTGACAGGCTCGCAGAGCACATGGGTGACTTTGGATGTGACCACAGCTATTCAGAGCTGGATCAGGTCAGGCCATGGAGCAACCATTTTTGATGTAGTGGTGGACAGGAAGGACTGTGGGGTTTTTAAAGGCGGAGAAGTAGGGGCAGGCTGTTTTAATATGAGTGTGTCTGTTGGAGATAACACTTCAGCAGCTTTAATAGTCTTCTCAGATGACTTGAGCAGTAGGAGGAGGGAGACAAAGAAGGAATTAAGAGAGATGATCCTTCACGAAGAAGAAACCATCTTACACTCGGGTGCTGACTGGAATAGAGGAGATCAGCTTCCAAACGAGATCCCGGAGGCTCTGCATCCgcggagaaagaaaagaaaggcagagagggaaTACTGTCGGCGGACCTCTCTCAAAGTCAACTTTAAAGACATTGGCTGGGACAGCTGGATTGTGGCTCCACCAGAATATGACGCCTTTGAATGTCGAGGACTGTGTTACCACCCGTTGACGGATGAATCTACCCCGTCAAAACATGCCCTCATCCAGACACTGATGAACATCAGGGACCCCAAGAGGGCCAACATGGCATGCTGCGTTCCCATCAAGCTGGACCCCATCACAGTCATGTATCGGGAGAATGGACGCCTCACTATAAGATACCTTTATGAAGAGATGAAGGTGGCAGAGTGTGGCTGCAGGTAG
- the gdf10b gene encoding growth/differentiation factor 10: MDSFKRSSAMASRLFHTLHLLLILELSWGKVVSEDLGEAVRQGADLPPSVEQRVFAHESANRDMVSINMFKVYEKYTKEPQSQRDGNTVRSFKAVPRVVHGRDVFQFNLSSIQESELILYASFHFLYKRSRHHQRPWRSRRPRHPSSGLQYPYNSSPQLLFHGSSPNSAFATPLGNITLAPFKKGSWQTRDVTAVVKHTRDVKELVVNVEFNMGFGASRMQQKSLYGQEHLSSANLPYILVYADDRAIDEPNSVAMSLQRYGSFPVSEDASPSASASASRIRRELHLQIQTNDIPEVQYNTLKNHELWQNTYFPAKAKASGKHQGRKQGQESNEGLGKPQVLSFDERTMKKARRRQWSEPRVCSRRYLRVDFADIGWSEWVLAPKSFDAYYCAGTCGFPIPKVVRPSNHATIQSIVRAVGIVPGVPEPCCVPEKLSPLSVLFLDPNRNMVLKVYPGMSVDTCACR; this comes from the exons atggactCATTTAAGAGAAGTTCAGCCATGGCGAGCCGGCTTTTTCACACTCTGCATTTATTACTGATTCTGGAGTTGAGCTGGGGTAAAGTCGTATCTGAGGATCTTGGTGAAGCCGTGCGTCAAGGTGCAGATTTGCCACCGTCTGTGGAGCAGCGCGTCTTTGCGCACGAAAGCGCAAACCGGGACATGGTCTCCATCAACATGTTCAAAGTGTACGAGAAGTACACTAAAGAGCCGCAGAGCCAGAGAGACGGAAACACCGTGAGAAGTTTTAAAGCTGTCCCGA GAGTTGTGCACGGCAGAGACGTGTTCCAGTTCAACCTTTCCTCCATCCAAGAATCAGAGCTCATTCTCTATgcctcttttcatttcctctacAAGCGGTCACGCCACCACCAGCGGCCATGGCGTTCCCGAAGGCCACGCCACCCATCCAGCGGCCTCCAGTATCCCTATAATTCCTCCCCACAGCTCCTCTTCCACGGGTCGTCCCCAAACTCAGCTTTTGCAACACCACTGGGAAACATAACTCTGGCTCCTTTCAAGAAGGGTTCTTGGCAAACAAGGGATGTAACGGCTGTGGTGAAACACACCAGAGATGTCAAAGAGCTTGTGGTCAATGTGGAGTTCAATATGGGGTTTGGGGCCTCTCGAATGCAGCAGAAGAGTCTTTACGGACAAGAGCACCTCTCTTCAGCCAACCTGCCATATATCTTAGTATACGCTGATGATCGAGCTATAGATGAGCCCAACAGCGTGGCCATGTCACTCCAGCGATATGGGTCCTTCCCCGTAAGTGAGGATGCATCCCCCTCAGCTTCAGCCTCAGCCTCGAGGATCCGGAGGGAGCTCCATCTCCAGATCCAAACCAATGACATTCCGGAGGTCCAGTACAACACCTTGAAGAATCATGAACTGTGGCAGAACACGTATTTCCCAGCCAAAGCCAAAGCATCAGGGAAACATCAGGGAAGGAAGCAGGGTCAGGAAAGCAATGAGGGCCTGGGTAAGCCCCAAGTGCTGAGCTTCGATGAGAGGACAATGAAAAAGGCCAGGAGGAGACAGTGGAGCGAACCCAGGGTTTGCTCCAGGCGCTACCTTAGGGTGGACTTCGCTGACATCGGCTGGAGTGAGTGGGTTTTGGCGCCAAAGTCGTTTGATGCCTACTACTGTGCCGGGACCTGTGGATTCCCCATCCCTAAA GTTGTGCGTCCTTCCAATCACGCCACCATCCAAAGCATCGTCAGAGCTGTGGGAATCGTCCCTGGTGTCCCAGAACCGTGCTGCGTTCCAGAGAAGTTGAGTCCCCTCAGCGTCCTTTTCCTTGATCCGAACAGGAATATGGTGCTAAAGGTTTACCCCGGCATGTCTGTGGATACCTGTGCCTGTCGATAG